From Xyrauchen texanus isolate HMW12.3.18 chromosome 15, RBS_HiC_50CHRs, whole genome shotgun sequence:
CTCTGGGTTTGGCCCTTGGGTCCAGATCACAGTTAATGGATTGTGAACCAGCAGTAGTGAACACTATCGGCAACGCTAGGGCTCCTTCAACACGACAGCTTTATGCTGCTCGTTGGAGGATATTTTCTTCTTGGTGTGGGGATCAAGGAATTGACCCAGTTCACTGTACTGTGCCGACAGTTCTGAGTTTCTTGCAGCATCTATTTGACAACAACAGGGCGGCCTCCACTTTAAAAGTTTATGTTGCTGCCATATCGGCTTATCACGACCCAGTTTGTGGTGCATCCCTTGGGTCTCATAACCTTGTTTGTAGTTTTCTAAAGGGAGCGAGGCGTTTGAAGCCTGTTTGTTCTACTCCCTTTCCTGTGTGGGACTTACCGCTTGTTCTAGAGTCCCTTTGTACATTACCATTTGAGCCGTTAGCTGTTGCAGATATTAAGTGGTTGTCCTTAAAAGTGTCTTTTTTGTTGGCCGTTGCTTCCACTAAACGCGTTGGTGAACTTCATGCCTTGTCAGTGAGCGATATATGTTTACGCTGGTTACCAGAGGATTCTGGGGTCATTCTTTGGCCTAATCCAGCCTTTCTCCCTAAAGTTTTGTTACCACAATTTGTGAATCAGTCTATTCATCTGGCTGCTTTTCAGCCGCCTTCCAATCACACAGATATAGATGGGGGGTCTCATCTTCTGTGTCCTGTACGAGCTTTAAAGTGCTATGTTAAGTCTACCGCTTCTTTCAGACAAACGGATCAGTTATTTGTCTGTTATGGTGAGGTACGCAAGGGTGCACCTTTGTCCAAACAGAGGTTATCACGCTGGATTGTCGAGACGATAAAGTTGGCGTACAATAAATCTCATCTGCCCTTACCAGGGGGTGTTACTTGTCACTCCACGAGGGCCGTGTCTTCATCCTGGGCCACTTTACGGGGAGTTTCCTTGGCAGATGTCTGCGAAGCTGCTACCTGGTCTTCTCCATGTACCTTCGCGAGGTTCTACAAGGTTAACGTGGCTGCTTCCCATGATGTGAGCTCTGCAGTCCTTCTGGAGCAACCCTGATGTTACAGGTGGGTGGCATTCCTCATGACTGTGTTGATATGCGTCATCCACTAGTGCTTtgcactgcctctggcggtcagtaggaatgaaacagaacgctagttacgtatgtaactgtggttctgtgaattcggATGACCGCCAGAGTCCCTCGTCACTCGGAATGCGCGAGAAAGCATTCTGAGGCTGGGCACCGAGTCGCTGTGGGTTATATCCTTGCGTCTCGGTCTGCGTCATGACGTGACTTTGTTGTTATATTTTTCTCGATCTATCTAGCTGGCGCAGCGATTTATCCACTAGTGCTTtgcactgcctctggcggtcatccggaattcacagaaccacagttacatacgTAACTAGCGTTTTTTCTCTATTTCTGTCCCTTTCTGCAGGGCACAATTTTTCTAGGTTCAGTGAATCTGATGATTTACCATGGGCCTCTTTGGGCACTGATGTTAGTGGGGCCACCATAGGCATCATTGGCATGGGTAGAATTGGATACAAAAGTGTGCAAGGTTTTGATCCTCTACCACAGTAGGTATCGAAGGTGAGTCTGCTatactttcatttaaatattcaCTTGGTTGCTAAACAACTAGGTTTCTTACTGACTCGGTTAATaagcaaacacatttttttttggtttggaaATAAAGATGCttcttaaaaatatcttatgAAGTCGCTGGTACATAAACTGGAGAGTTACCTTCAGGTCAATTGTCCACTGCAATAGTTTTAATAgttgaaataaatgacaaataatggtTTGGGGTTTGTGTTAGTGTAGTGGATCTAGTTTGCTAATTCAAAGGTTGaatgtaaaaattctaattggCCAATGCATGATCTAAAAGAGTTATTGAAATTTCATTTGAATATTGTGTCCTTTAACAATGCTAAGGATTTAGTCTGTGATGAAGACAATATTTCAGAAAGTTTTACATTATGTTGACTAAATGTAATCTTTTAATTACATTTCTCAGTGTTTATATGTGTTCAGGGCCGAGAGTGAAGAGAAAGCAGTTGGGGCCACATATTGTGAAAGGATGGAGGATCTGCTACAGAGCTCAGACTTTGTCATGGTGGTGGTCAGTCTGTACCCTCAGTCACACAGACTGATTGGTGCCAAAGAGCTCGCCATGATGAAACCCAGCAGCACCCTTATCAACACTAGCAGAGGTAGTAACATTATATGTTTTAACAATGCACTCCAATTAACTGtttaaagaatattccaggttcaatacaagttaagctctatcaataacacaaaaaataattatgGCTTATccctccttttttaaaaaaaaagaaaaaaatcgtgacagtgaggcacttccaatggaagtgaaaggggccaatttgtggagggtttaaatgcagaaatatgacgcttataattttacaaaaagcacttacaataattcttctgttaatccttgtgtattatttgagctgtaaagttgtttaaatcataattgtagTTTTAgggcattacgtcgtcatggcaatggAGCTAACAcgcaaaatcatgttaacacattattATTGTTACGTCTcttggctataattttgaaacagtgaatattttaacatttacagattggcatCATTCACTACCATTATAAGTGCCCCACTGTAATTGTTTTTTAcgaaaagtgaagaaaaaaaattaataatcaaaattatgccacaattgctattgattgatcttaacttgtattgaacccagaatataaaacattttatatatttatttctctcAAATCTCCATTAACCCATTAGCACCCCCTTGTGGACCCCATGTTGGAAACCCTGACTAGgcttttttgaatttaaaaaaaattgtttttattattatttgcttcCAGTTTGTCATGTCCATTAGTCTTTTCTAGTATTAAGCTAGTTCATATTCTTTGACCTGTTCAATGACATATAATACTTTCCTTCCAAAAGCCTTGGTAGTGGACCAAGATGCCTTGGTGGATGCTCTCCAGAAGGAACTGATATGAGCTGCAGCTTTAGATGTCACTTATCCTGAACCTCTGCCCAGGTTTTCTTTGTTTGGGACTTTTTCGATTTATTGCACTTGCTGAAGTCATTATATCTAGAATGACATATTATAAATTGCTTGTAGTTCTTTTGAGATATAGTTTCTTGCATTAAACAAATCACAGTTTTAGTATTAATGATACAATGTTTTCTACAGGGACCATCCCCTGCTATCCTTCCCTAATGTTATAGTCCTGCCTCATCTAGGAACCAGTACTGTGGAGACAACTCATAGTCATGGTGGAGAGGATGTTGACCAATGCCTTGGCTGCTCTATCCGGAGGCAAGCCTCCCGATGAGGTTAAGGCATAGAGCCAGATCACAGAGCCATCTGTCCTTCCTTTCATTTTAACCCAGCAAAACGTATGACTGAAAAAACTGATTAGACAGAatcattttattataaaactGAATCGGAATATGTTTTGAGAAATCTGTGAGTTTAGAATGATTTGTCTCTTGCTAATGTAAGTTAAACGGATGCATATATTGATTCTGTATAACATCACAGCACAGTATAAAATGTTTTCATCCTGATGCTAATTATTCTActctaaaataaacaaagtaaggTACAGAAGAACTACATCGTGTCTTTTCATTCTTTATAATGCATTTTGTTGGCCTGTTCAAATGGgggtttacattgaaaaaaaaaaatatatatatatatatatatatatatatatattataatttttcaaatagAGGTTAATGTTGATATAAGATGATAATGTTGTTTTTACTACTTTTATAGGCAACTGTTAAGCGCAATAATAGACCTGTATCTTGATTGAATGTTCATATTTCAGCAGTCTGCTGCTACAGACAATAACAACGATTAGAAAGAGACATCCATCAAAAATAGTAGGACATTATGCCGCTGTTTCCGGTATTTCATCTGTCCTGCTTTTCCGTTAGTTCAGTGATGCGTAACGCTATTCGGTCATGCAGAGCTAAACAAAACTCGGATGGAAGTGGGTAGTAGTTCGCTCTTCATCAGAGATCATGAATCGTTCACTTAGAAAGTC
This genomic window contains:
- the zgc:136493 gene encoding LOW QUALITY PROTEIN: glyoxylate/hydroxypyruvate reductase B (The sequence of the model RefSeq protein was modified relative to this genomic sequence to represent the inferred CDS: inserted 2 bases in 1 codon; deleted 4 bases in 3 codons; substituted 1 base at 1 genomic stop codon) codes for the protein MEKPCVLATTLGRKRGIKQSLAPCIEKHFTVISYERFVHKKEDFADTIQALFVWVVTIKVDKNLLQSLPNLKVVVNGVVGVDRLDIPLINITLESKVSNTPHVVDNATADIGMALMLVSARKIVEGHNFSRFSESDDLPWASLGTDVSGATIGIIGMGRIGYKSVQGFDXLYHSRYRRAESEEKAVGATYCERMEDLLQSSDFVMVVVSLYPQSHRLIGAKELAMMKPSSTLINTSRALVVDQDALVDALQKELIXAAALDVTYPEPLPRDHPLLSFPNVIVLPHLGTSTVETTHVMVERMLTNALAALSGGKPPDEVKA